One Alnus glutinosa chromosome 3, dhAlnGlut1.1, whole genome shotgun sequence genomic region harbors:
- the LOC133864471 gene encoding non-specific lipid transfer protein GPI-anchored 9-like — translation MKYCISFLVLLLILGITGFMNGVHGVGGECDKHSTADFEKLAPCGKAAQDINARVPHSCCAEVQKMDTKCLCVAVLSEQAKQLGVVVAAAVTIPKRCNIANRAKGYKCGDYIVP, via the exons ATGAAGTACTGCATAAGCTTTCTAGTGTTGCTTCTGATTCTGGGCATTACTGGGTTCATGAATGGAGTTCATGGGGTTGGTGGTGAATGTGATAAACATTCCACTGCTGACTTCGAAAAGCTGGCTCCCTGTGGTAAAGCAGCGCAGGACATAAACGCTAGGGTTCCTCATAGTTGCTGCGCTGAGGTGCAAAAGATGGACACAAAATGCCTTTGTGTCGCTGTACTTTCTGAACAGGCTAAGCAACTTGGAGTCGTCGTAGCAGCTGCAGTCACCATACCCAAACGTTGCAATATTGCTAATCGTGCAAAGGGTTACAAGTGCGGAG ATTATATAGTGCCATGA